In a genomic window of Pseudomonas oryzihabitans:
- a CDS encoding metal-dependent hydrolase: MDSLTQAVLGATLQTALLGRWQGRQAILYGAALGTLPDLDVFIDYGHAVNEMTYHRGFSHSLFVLTGVALLLTWLCGRWRDPGYSRRRLFLTLWLVLITHPLLDAFTTYGTQLFWPLPTTPVAWSSIFIIDPLYTLPLLLAVLAGLLLGPRGRSPRLAVAALLISTTYLGWTLVAKYSAERQVRKALAAQGQQDARLFSAPLPFTSLLWRVMVDDGPERYREAWVGLFDGRPPELVALPRGGELAPIVAASPAEQRLRWFTDDWLRYDRLGNDLVVTDLRLGATGYHTFRFVLAQREATGWRLVAEPSLWPRERGGWEQLAVVWRRLWHPELPAPVADWAARLSRLPD; encoded by the coding sequence GTGGATTCGCTGACCCAGGCCGTTCTCGGCGCCACGCTCCAGACCGCCTTGCTCGGGCGCTGGCAGGGGCGGCAAGCCATCCTCTATGGCGCCGCCCTGGGCACGCTGCCGGATCTCGATGTGTTCATCGACTACGGCCACGCGGTCAACGAGATGACCTACCACCGCGGCTTCAGCCACTCGCTGTTCGTGCTGACCGGGGTGGCCCTGCTGCTCACCTGGCTCTGCGGGCGCTGGCGCGATCCGGGCTATAGCCGACGACGCCTGTTCCTCACCCTTTGGCTGGTGCTCATCACTCATCCCTTGCTGGATGCCTTCACCACCTATGGCACTCAGCTGTTCTGGCCGCTGCCGACCACTCCGGTGGCCTGGTCCAGCATCTTCATCATCGATCCGCTCTATACCCTGCCACTGCTGCTGGCGGTGTTGGCCGGGCTGCTGCTCGGCCCGCGCGGGCGCTCGCCACGCTTGGCCGTGGCGGCGCTGCTGATTTCCACCACCTACCTGGGCTGGACGCTGGTGGCCAAGTATTCCGCCGAACGCCAGGTACGCAAGGCACTGGCGGCCCAGGGGCAGCAGGACGCGCGGTTGTTCAGCGCGCCCCTGCCGTTCACCAGCCTGCTGTGGCGGGTCATGGTGGACGATGGGCCGGAGCGCTACCGGGAAGCCTGGGTAGGCCTCTTCGACGGACGTCCCCCTGAATTGGTGGCCCTGCCCCGCGGTGGTGAGCTGGCACCTATCGTTGCCGCGTCACCGGCCGAGCAGCGCCTGCGCTGGTTCACCGACGACTGGCTGCGCTACGACCGCCTGGGCAATGACCTGGTGGTCACCGACCTGCGCCTGGGTGCCACCGGTTATCACACCTTTCGCTTCGTCCTGGCTCAGCGCGAGGCCACGGGCTGGCGACTGGTTGCCGAACCCTCGTTATGGCCGCGCGAACGCGGTGGCTGGGAGCAACTGGCGGTGGTCTGGCGCAGGCTCTGGCACCCGGAGCTGCCGGCCCCCGTGGCGGACTGGGCGGCGCGGCTGTCGCGACTGCCGGACTGA
- a CDS encoding alpha/beta fold hydrolase: MLPHSQQGSGSPTFVLLHFLGGSHRTWFPTLPYLDGEHHCVALNTPGFGDAAEVEGYSVAEMADQLDASIRALGLDRCILVGHSMTGKVAVVLAARRPEYLAGLILVAPSPPGPQPMSEADRDAQRAYGKSRAEAEAFVDESSAHRLPDAIREVVIADAQRLNLAAWRAWVDHGSREDWSERIPTLDYPVLLVCGADDEQVPGPDEQRRTTLAPFPHSRLEVIPGAGHLMPLQTPQALARLMLDFAKDL; this comes from the coding sequence ATGCTTCCCCACAGCCAACAAGGTAGCGGTTCGCCCACCTTCGTGCTCCTGCACTTTCTCGGCGGTTCCCACCGCACCTGGTTTCCCACCTTGCCCTATCTGGATGGCGAGCACCATTGCGTGGCGCTGAATACGCCGGGCTTCGGCGATGCGGCCGAGGTGGAAGGCTATAGCGTGGCGGAGATGGCCGATCAGCTGGATGCCAGCATCCGCGCCCTGGGCCTCGATCGCTGCATCCTGGTCGGCCATTCGATGACCGGCAAGGTGGCCGTGGTACTGGCGGCGCGGCGACCGGAATATCTCGCCGGGTTGATCCTGGTCGCTCCTTCGCCGCCGGGTCCGCAGCCCATGAGCGAGGCGGATCGTGACGCCCAGCGCGCCTATGGCAAGAGCCGGGCGGAAGCCGAAGCCTTCGTCGACGAATCCAGCGCCCATCGCCTGCCCGATGCCATCCGCGAGGTGGTCATCGCCGATGCCCAGCGCCTGAATCTGGCCGCCTGGCGCGCCTGGGTCGACCATGGCAGTCGCGAAGACTGGAGTGAACGTATCCCGACGCTGGACTATCCGGTGCTGCTGGTCTGCGGTGCGGATGACGAACAGGTGCCGGGGCCAGACGAGCAACGCCGGACCACCCTGGCGCCTTTCCCCCACAGCCGCCTGGAGGTGATCCCGGGGGCCGGCCACCTGATGCCGTTGCAGACGCCCCAAGCCTTGGCGCGCTTGATGCTCGACTTCGCCAAGGACCTCTGA
- a CDS encoding helix-turn-helix transcriptional regulator has product MSRSERLFDLLQALRRHRRAVSGRALAAETGVSLRTLYRDIASLQALGAAIEGEPGVGYILKPGFLLPPLMFTPEELEALVLGSRWVAERTDGSLAAAAGNALARISAVLPSELQNELAMTTLLIGPSRETPQNQVDPALLRQAIRQETKLTLVYRDAADSESRRTIWPFALAYFDAVRVLLGWCELREDFRSFRADRILAVEPSEQRYPQRRQTLLRDWRKQMERQRDASA; this is encoded by the coding sequence ATGTCACGCTCAGAACGGCTGTTCGATCTGCTCCAGGCCTTGCGCCGGCACCGCCGCGCCGTGAGTGGCCGCGCCTTGGCGGCGGAAACCGGGGTCAGCCTGAGAACCCTGTACCGCGACATCGCCAGCCTGCAGGCCTTGGGGGCGGCCATCGAGGGCGAACCCGGGGTCGGCTATATCCTCAAGCCGGGCTTCCTGCTGCCACCCCTGATGTTCACGCCGGAAGAGCTGGAAGCCTTGGTCCTCGGCTCGCGCTGGGTGGCCGAGCGTACCGATGGCAGCCTTGCCGCGGCCGCCGGCAATGCCCTGGCGCGGATCTCCGCGGTCCTGCCGAGCGAGCTGCAAAACGAGTTGGCCATGACCACCCTGCTCATCGGGCCGAGCCGGGAAACACCGCAAAACCAGGTCGATCCGGCGCTCCTGCGCCAGGCGATACGCCAGGAAACCAAGCTCACCCTGGTCTACCGCGATGCCGCCGACAGCGAGTCCCGGCGCACCATCTGGCCCTTCGCGCTGGCCTACTTCGACGCCGTCCGGGTGCTGCTGGGCTGGTGTGAGCTGCGTGAAGATTTCCGCAGCTTTCGCGCCGACCGCATCCTCGCGGTAGAGCCCAGTGAGCAGCGTTATCCGCAGCGCCGCCAGACCTTGCTCAGGGACTGGCGCAAGCAGATGGAGCGCCAGCGCGACGCCTCTGCGTGA
- a CDS encoding VOC family protein — protein MHYRTSLMFYVADVRTSRDFYARLLDLTPVEDGPGFALFVLPSGLALGLWARDAVVPPVSAGSATGELGFKVESLAAVDELHELWLARGAEVAWPPTDLPFGRSFVALDPDGNRLRGYAVHPD, from the coding sequence ATGCACTACCGCACCAGTCTGATGTTCTATGTCGCCGATGTCCGTACCAGCCGGGATTTCTACGCCAGGTTGCTCGACCTCACCCCGGTCGAGGACGGCCCCGGCTTCGCCCTGTTCGTGCTCCCGTCCGGTCTCGCCCTGGGCCTGTGGGCGCGGGATGCCGTGGTCCCGCCAGTGAGCGCGGGCAGCGCGACAGGTGAATTGGGCTTCAAGGTAGAGAGCCTGGCGGCGGTGGATGAACTGCATGAGCTCTGGCTGGCCCGGGGCGCCGAGGTGGCCTGGCCGCCGACCGATCTGCCATTCGGCCGCAGCTTCGTCGCGCTCGATCCGGACGGCAACCGGCTAAGGGGTTACGCGGTGCATCCCGACTGA
- a CDS encoding DksA/TraR family C4-type zinc finger protein → MANGWAGDGAVQDQIDSTVDDAVQRARSRLHRGASLSHCEECGESIPEARRQAVPGVRLCIRCQSEQDAEDQRAGGYNRRGSKDSQLR, encoded by the coding sequence ATGGCCAACGGGTGGGCCGGAGACGGCGCGGTTCAGGACCAGATCGACAGCACGGTGGATGATGCGGTGCAACGCGCCCGCAGCCGCTTGCACAGGGGCGCAAGCCTTAGCCACTGCGAGGAATGCGGCGAATCCATTCCCGAGGCGCGCCGCCAGGCGGTGCCGGGCGTGCGCCTGTGCATCCGTTGCCAGTCCGAGCAGGATGCCGAAGACCAGCGCGCTGGCGGCTACAACCGGCGGGGGAGCAAGGACAGTCAGTTGCGCTAG
- a CDS encoding CDP-diacylglycerol diphosphatase — MTLAGCSSREWLRQVTVGLCVPDARLTGSALPCRQVVAHPGFAVLRAPGEGQHFILVPLRPLRGLESPALWQPGQPNWFGLAWRQRWYLSAWGPAPVADDLVGLALNAPSGRSQDQLHVHLACVRPAIRRQLWRLAPELDEHWRTLPVSLAGGRYQARRLSEAQLLAPDFFAALAAHPPYPLPDPRLSLAVVALPSSAASRTFLLLAGRAGSQPGDQGSAERLLAPECQGTSSLAATQ; from the coding sequence ATGACGCTGGCGGGCTGTTCCAGCCGCGAGTGGCTGCGCCAGGTCACGGTTGGACTATGCGTGCCCGATGCGCGACTTACCGGCTCGGCATTGCCCTGTCGCCAGGTGGTCGCCCACCCCGGCTTCGCCGTGCTGCGCGCGCCCGGCGAGGGTCAGCATTTCATCCTGGTGCCCCTGCGACCCTTGCGTGGCCTGGAGAGTCCGGCACTCTGGCAGCCTGGCCAACCCAACTGGTTCGGCCTGGCCTGGCGTCAGCGCTGGTACCTGAGCGCCTGGGGCCCGGCGCCGGTGGCCGACGACCTTGTCGGCCTTGCGCTCAATGCCCCCAGCGGGCGTAGCCAGGATCAGTTGCACGTGCATCTCGCCTGCGTGCGCCCCGCGATCCGTCGGCAACTGTGGCGGCTGGCACCCGAGCTGGACGAGCACTGGCGCACGCTGCCGGTTAGCCTGGCCGGTGGTCGCTACCAGGCACGCCGCCTGAGCGAAGCCCAGTTGTTGGCGCCGGATTTCTTCGCAGCGCTGGCCGCTCACCCGCCCTATCCGCTGCCCGACCCCCGGCTATCGCTGGCGGTGGTCGCCTTGCCCAGCTCCGCTGCCAGCCGCACGTTCCTGCTGCTGGCCGGCCGCGCGGGCAGCCAGCCCGGCGATCAGGGTTCGGCGGAGCGGCTGCTGGCACCGGAATGCCAGGGAACGTCCAGTCTCGCGGCGACTCAATAG
- a CDS encoding TIGR04211 family SH3 domain-containing protein — protein sequence MPKSSSRLLSRLPRLGLCLVASLASFAGTANAQESSTRWVSDSLTTYVRSGPTDGYRIVGTLRSGQKVELISTQGDYSQVRGEGGSTVWIPSSDLQAKPGQAERLPQLEQQVAELSGQLKTIDDSWKTRVQGMQETLDSRKQQIDELEARRKDLDAQLTQAQSDLRSTQAKLGNENKQALMQYMVYGGSIAGAGLLAGLILPSMTRGRKKNDRWF from the coding sequence ATGCCCAAGTCCTCTTCTCGCCTGCTGTCCCGCCTCCCGCGCCTTGGCCTTTGCCTGGTCGCTTCCCTCGCCTCCTTCGCTGGCACCGCCAATGCCCAGGAGAGCAGTACCCGCTGGGTCAGCGACAGCCTGACCACCTACGTCCGCAGCGGCCCCACCGATGGCTACCGCATCGTCGGCACCCTCAGGTCCGGGCAGAAGGTCGAATTGATCAGCACCCAGGGCGACTACAGCCAGGTGCGTGGCGAGGGCGGCAGTACCGTCTGGATTCCTAGCAGCGACCTGCAGGCCAAACCCGGCCAGGCCGAGCGCCTGCCGCAGCTGGAGCAGCAGGTGGCCGAACTGAGCGGCCAGCTCAAGACCATCGACGACAGCTGGAAGACGCGCGTCCAGGGCATGCAGGAGACCCTGGATTCGCGCAAGCAGCAGATCGACGAACTCGAGGCCCGCCGCAAGGACCTCGATGCCCAGCTCACCCAGGCCCAATCGGACCTGCGCAGCACCCAGGCCAAACTCGGCAACGAGAACAAGCAGGCGCTGATGCAATACATGGTCTATGGCGGCAGCATCGCCGGCGCGGGCCTGCTGGCCGGTCTGATCCTGCCGTCCATGACCCGCGGCCGGAAGAAGAACGACCGCTGGTTCTAA
- a CDS encoding NUDIX domain-containing protein produces the protein MSDTSRIRIQQVEILSDDWGLLKKTTFDYLRRDGSWQRQTRETYDRGNGATILLYDRERRTVLLIRQFRLPTLGNGLDDGLLVETPAGLLDQAAPEARIKAEVEEETGYRLDNVQHLFDAFMSPGSVTELLHFFAGEYRADQRIAEGGGLQEEGEDIELLELPFDEALAMARDGRLVDGKTIMLLQYAALYLLPR, from the coding sequence ATGTCCGACACCTCCCGCATCCGTATCCAGCAGGTCGAGATCCTCTCCGATGACTGGGGCCTGCTGAAGAAGACCACCTTCGACTACCTGCGCCGCGACGGCAGCTGGCAGCGCCAGACCCGGGAGACCTACGACCGCGGCAACGGCGCCACCATCCTGCTGTACGACCGCGAGCGGCGCACCGTGCTGCTGATCCGCCAGTTCCGCCTGCCCACCCTGGGCAACGGCCTGGACGACGGCCTGCTGGTGGAAACCCCGGCCGGCCTGCTGGACCAGGCGGCGCCCGAAGCGCGCATCAAGGCCGAGGTGGAGGAAGAGACCGGTTACCGGCTGGACAATGTGCAGCACCTGTTCGACGCCTTCATGAGTCCCGGCTCGGTGACCGAATTGCTGCACTTCTTCGCCGGCGAATACCGCGCCGACCAGCGCATCGCCGAGGGTGGTGGGCTGCAGGAGGAAGGCGAAGACATCGAATTGCTGGAATTGCCCTTCGACGAAGCCCTGGCCATGGCGCGCGATGGTCGGCTGGTGGATGGCAAGACCATCATGCTGCTGCAGTACGCCGCCCTCTATCTGCTGCCGCGCTAG
- a CDS encoding oxygenase MpaB family protein, giving the protein MEAIRSRIERQVMSLTGLALGEVDYEQPPGDPGLFGPGSVPWRVHSDFTCMLIGGIAALLMQTLHPLALAGVWDHSKFREDMLGRLRRTGQFIAATTFGSQGDAERLIERVKAIHRHIQGQAADGRAYRAEDPALLTWVHVAEVSHFLAAYLRYFDPQLPGEEQDRYYAEIALVAERLGATEVPRSRAEIAAYYQELRPELVCDQRSREVCRVLLQAPAPSALAKPFGKLMMSAGIDLLPDWASAELGFRQSPLQRRLIRTGIGATAPVLRWAVRNGSSHRARRRMGIEGQPAP; this is encoded by the coding sequence ATGGAGGCGATCCGTAGCCGCATCGAGCGGCAGGTGATGAGCCTTACCGGGCTGGCGCTGGGCGAGGTCGACTACGAGCAGCCACCGGGTGACCCCGGCCTCTTCGGTCCGGGCAGCGTGCCCTGGCGGGTGCACAGCGACTTCACCTGCATGCTGATCGGCGGCATCGCCGCCTTGCTGATGCAGACCCTGCACCCGCTGGCCCTGGCCGGCGTCTGGGATCACTCGAAATTCCGCGAGGACATGCTCGGCCGCCTCCGGCGTACCGGGCAGTTCATCGCCGCCACCACCTTCGGCAGCCAAGGCGACGCCGAGCGCCTGATCGAGCGGGTCAAGGCCATCCACAGACACATCCAGGGCCAGGCCGCCGATGGCCGCGCCTATCGCGCCGAGGACCCCGCCCTGCTGACCTGGGTGCACGTGGCCGAGGTCAGCCATTTCCTGGCCGCCTACCTGCGCTATTTCGATCCGCAGTTGCCGGGGGAGGAACAGGATCGCTACTACGCCGAGATCGCCCTGGTCGCCGAGCGCCTGGGCGCTACCGAGGTACCGCGCTCACGGGCGGAGATCGCCGCCTACTACCAGGAGCTCCGTCCCGAACTGGTCTGTGACCAGCGCAGCCGCGAGGTCTGCCGGGTGCTACTGCAGGCGCCCGCGCCCAGTGCCCTGGCCAAGCCGTTCGGCAAGCTGATGATGAGCGCCGGTATCGACCTGCTGCCCGACTGGGCCAGTGCGGAACTGGGTTTCCGGCAGAGTCCGCTGCAACGGCGGCTGATTCGTACCGGTATCGGCGCGACCGCCCCAGTGCTGCGCTGGGCGGTACGCAATGGCTCGTCGCATCGGGCCAGACGGCGGATGGGGATCGAGGGTCAGCCTGCGCCGTGA
- the dbpA gene encoding ATP-dependent RNA helicase DbpA has protein sequence MPASFDTLPLADAMQANLADLGYLDMTPIQAASLPIILKGQDLIAQAKTGSGKTAAFGIGLLTGLNPRYFGCQALVLCPTRELADQVARELRRLARATANLKILTLCGGMPLGPQIASLEHGAQVIVGTPGRVQEHLRKGTLVLDGLNVAVLDEADRMLDMGFIDAIADILRQTPARRQTLLFSATYPEGIERLAEDYLRAPLRISVESQHSETQIRQRFYEIAAQDRLAAVVRLLRHYRPASAVAFCQTRQQCQEVVEALHAQRISAAALHGDLEQRERDQVLAMFANRSLCVLVATDVAARGIDVAGLEAVINVELSRDPAVHVHRIGRSGRAGEQGMALSLVAPAEASRAQAIETQQGTPLDWQPLGALRDTPEPLVPAMHTLALAAGKKDKLRPGDILGALTGDAGLPGAKIGKITLFDHQAFVAVERDIARQALQRLSEGKIKGRSIKVRML, from the coding sequence GTGCCCGCATCCTTCGATACCCTGCCGCTGGCCGATGCCATGCAGGCCAACCTGGCCGATCTCGGCTACCTGGACATGACGCCCATCCAGGCGGCCAGCCTGCCCATCATCCTCAAGGGCCAGGACCTCATCGCCCAGGCCAAGACCGGTTCGGGCAAGACGGCCGCCTTTGGCATCGGCCTGCTGACCGGTCTCAATCCACGCTATTTCGGCTGCCAGGCACTGGTGCTGTGCCCGACCCGCGAACTGGCGGACCAGGTGGCCCGCGAGCTGCGCCGGTTGGCGCGGGCCACGGCCAACCTCAAGATCCTGACCCTCTGCGGCGGCATGCCGCTGGGGCCGCAGATCGCCTCCCTGGAGCACGGTGCCCAGGTGATCGTCGGTACGCCGGGCCGGGTGCAGGAGCACCTGCGCAAGGGCACCCTGGTGCTCGACGGCCTCAACGTCGCGGTGCTCGACGAAGCCGATCGCATGCTCGACATGGGCTTCATCGACGCCATCGCCGACATCCTCCGGCAGACCCCGGCGCGTCGGCAGACACTGCTGTTCTCCGCCACCTACCCGGAAGGCATCGAGCGGCTGGCCGAGGACTATCTGCGGGCGCCGCTGCGCATCAGCGTCGAGAGCCAGCACAGCGAGACCCAGATTCGCCAGCGCTTCTACGAGATCGCCGCCCAGGACCGTCTGGCCGCCGTGGTGCGGTTGCTGCGGCATTATCGTCCGGCCAGCGCCGTGGCCTTCTGCCAGACCCGCCAGCAGTGCCAGGAGGTGGTCGAGGCACTGCATGCCCAGCGCATCTCCGCCGCCGCCCTGCACGGCGATCTGGAGCAGCGCGAGCGTGACCAGGTGCTGGCGATGTTCGCCAATCGCAGCCTTTGCGTGCTGGTGGCCACCGACGTGGCCGCTCGCGGTATCGACGTGGCAGGCCTGGAGGCGGTGATCAACGTCGAGCTGTCCCGCGATCCGGCGGTGCACGTACACCGTATCGGCCGCAGTGGCCGGGCTGGCGAGCAGGGTATGGCGCTGTCGCTGGTGGCGCCGGCCGAGGCCAGCCGCGCCCAGGCCATCGAGACCCAGCAGGGCACGCCGCTGGATTGGCAGCCACTCGGCGCCCTGCGCGATACGCCCGAGCCGCTGGTGCCGGCGATGCACACCCTGGCCCTGGCGGCCGGCAAGAAGGACAAGCTGCGTCCCGGCGACATCCTCGGCGCCCTGACCGGCGACGCCGGCCTGCCCGGCGCCAAGATCGGCAAGATCACCCTGTTCGACCACCAGGCCTTCGTCGCCGTGGAAAGGGACATCGCCCGCCAGGCCCTGCAGCGGCTGAGCGAGGGCAAGATCAAGGGGCGGTCGATCAAGGTGCGGATGTTGTAG
- a CDS encoding glutathione S-transferase family protein, giving the protein MFDRPLLYTHPMSRGRIVRWLLEELGQPYEVQRIDYGPAMKSAAYRAINPMGKVPALRHGSVVVTETPAICAYLADAFPAAGLAPPLTDPARGTYYRWLFFAAGPLEAATTNQALGVTLPDDPQKRGAVGYGSLAEVLDTLDAALAPGEYLVDDRFTAADVYVGAHLAWGMAFGTVEKRPNFERYVAGLVARPAAVRARELDDAELDALG; this is encoded by the coding sequence ATGTTCGACCGGCCCCTACTCTATACCCATCCCATGTCGCGCGGACGCATCGTGCGCTGGCTACTGGAGGAGCTTGGCCAACCCTACGAGGTCCAGCGGATCGACTATGGGCCGGCGATGAAATCGGCGGCCTACCGGGCGATCAACCCCATGGGCAAGGTGCCGGCGTTGCGCCATGGCTCCGTGGTGGTGACCGAGACCCCCGCCATCTGCGCCTATCTTGCCGACGCCTTTCCCGCCGCGGGCCTCGCCCCGCCGCTGACCGATCCCGCCCGCGGTACCTATTATCGCTGGTTGTTCTTCGCCGCCGGTCCGCTGGAAGCCGCCACCACCAACCAGGCCCTGGGCGTCACCCTGCCCGACGATCCGCAGAAGCGTGGTGCGGTGGGCTACGGCAGTCTCGCCGAGGTGCTCGATACCCTCGACGCCGCCCTGGCGCCCGGCGAATACCTGGTCGATGACCGCTTCACCGCCGCCGATGTCTACGTTGGTGCCCATCTCGCCTGGGGTATGGCTTTCGGCACCGTCGAGAAGCGCCCTAACTTCGAACGCTATGTCGCTGGTTTGGTCGCGCGCCCCGCGGCGGTACGCGCTCGCGAGCTGGACGACGCCGAACTCGACGCCCTCGGCTGA
- a CDS encoding DUF6502 family protein — MLSTKVPLLLRSLLGRLVRIAIASGVTYQAFDRLLRQTYFEVASEFEPLRDKPNSDSRISVLTGLPRREVRALRDAKPEQSRVAPSLEWQVLSAWTSRLDLLDAEGNLRPLPRTQRRGGEQSFDALVASVGSDVRARTVLDEWLRKGYARLDENDCVVLTPRSLLRGTEGQEGAGRLLAHFTGDLLTGFERHYLQDRSGPDFTFHVVYGHGLTEASALTLYHAAYDESMQLLNRLNRLVVEHEALDVGKADATQRITLGFGGYRVEQARDTGLVQERED, encoded by the coding sequence ATGCTTTCCACCAAGGTTCCTTTGCTCCTGCGCAGCCTGCTCGGTCGGCTGGTGCGTATCGCTATCGCCTCCGGCGTGACCTATCAGGCCTTCGATCGTCTGCTCCGCCAGACCTACTTCGAGGTCGCCAGCGAATTCGAGCCACTGCGCGACAAGCCGAATTCGGACAGCCGCATTTCGGTGCTTACCGGCCTGCCACGCCGCGAGGTGCGCGCGCTGCGCGACGCCAAACCCGAGCAATCCCGCGTTGCACCCAGCCTGGAATGGCAGGTGCTCAGCGCCTGGACTTCGCGCCTGGACCTGCTCGACGCCGAAGGCAATCTACGGCCGCTGCCACGCACCCAACGCCGCGGCGGCGAGCAGAGTTTCGATGCGCTGGTAGCCAGTGTCGGCAGCGACGTTCGGGCCCGTACCGTCCTGGATGAATGGCTGCGCAAGGGGTACGCCCGCCTCGACGAGAACGACTGCGTGGTGCTCACTCCGCGTTCGCTGCTGCGCGGCACCGAGGGTCAGGAAGGCGCGGGTCGGCTATTGGCGCATTTCACCGGCGATCTCCTGACCGGCTTCGAACGGCACTATCTACAGGATCGCTCGGGACCCGATTTCACCTTCCATGTGGTCTACGGCCACGGGCTCACCGAGGCTTCGGCGCTCACGCTGTATCACGCCGCCTACGATGAATCCATGCAGCTACTCAACCGCCTCAATCGCCTGGTCGTCGAACACGAAGCCCTCGACGTCGGCAAGGCGGACGCCACCCAGCGAATCACGCTGGGCTTCGGTGGCTATCGGGTGGAACAGGCCCGGGATACGGGACTGGTGCAAGAGCGAGAGGATTAG
- a CDS encoding type IV pilin protein has translation MRARGFTLIEVLITVAIVGILAAIAYPSYQNYVLRSHRSEGQALLNEAAARMERFYAQNNAYTNKVSDLNIVNSKTAAGSQTVLSPSGYYELSLATNAAGSAGYTSDGPYVLTAQPKGTQANDVCGNLILNAQGVKKVSKGEVTDCWR, from the coding sequence ATGCGCGCAAGAGGCTTTACCCTGATCGAGGTGCTGATCACCGTGGCGATCGTCGGCATCCTGGCCGCCATCGCCTATCCGAGCTACCAGAACTACGTGCTGCGCTCCCATCGCAGCGAAGGCCAGGCGCTGCTCAACGAGGCGGCGGCGCGGATGGAGCGCTTCTATGCGCAGAACAACGCCTATACGAACAAGGTCAGCGATCTCAATATCGTCAACAGCAAGACGGCCGCAGGCAGTCAGACGGTGCTGTCGCCGAGTGGTTACTATGAGCTGAGCCTGGCGACCAATGCCGCCGGAAGCGCGGGCTATACCAGCGATGGCCCCTATGTGCTGACCGCACAGCCCAAGGGCACCCAGGCCAATGACGTCTGTGGCAACCTGATCCTCAATGCCCAGGGCGTCAAGAAGGTGTCCAAGGGTGAGGTTACCGACTGCTGGCGCTAA